One segment of Pontibacter akesuensis DNA contains the following:
- a CDS encoding ferredoxin--NADP reductase: MSSPYLHLKVVEITKETADAATIHFEHPDKKPIDYKPGQFLTLILPVEGKEIRRSYSLSSTPHEAPRLSVTVKRVDGGMMSNYLLDNLEVGQELKVMEPLGNFCLTCAPDNQRHVLLFGAGSGITPLMSILKAVLREEPNSKVTLVYGNRNEESVIFREQLEELQRQYEGRLQIEYVYSQPTHDCDHRGRLNQSLILKIMERLKLTKLQDAVYFMCGPEGMMEEVRHALNVLHVAADRIFRESFVSNKLVEQQQQAQHGDVASTDDDGEITTQTVTVIYEGAEYSFAVEPDQTILEAALEQDIDLPYSCQAGLCTACRGKCLSGKVHLDEREGLSDAEMEEGYVLNCVGHPLTGNVVIEIG, translated from the coding sequence ATGAGTAGCCCATACCTTCATTTAAAGGTTGTAGAAATCACCAAAGAAACGGCCGATGCCGCCACCATTCATTTCGAACATCCAGATAAAAAGCCCATAGATTACAAGCCCGGACAGTTTCTTACCCTGATACTGCCTGTGGAGGGAAAGGAAATTCGCCGTTCTTACTCCCTGAGCAGTACGCCGCATGAGGCGCCGCGCCTGTCTGTTACCGTAAAGCGCGTAGACGGTGGCATGATGTCGAACTACCTGCTCGATAACCTGGAGGTGGGGCAGGAGCTCAAGGTGATGGAGCCACTCGGAAATTTCTGCCTGACCTGCGCTCCGGATAACCAGCGGCATGTATTGCTGTTTGGGGCAGGAAGTGGAATTACCCCACTGATGTCTATCCTGAAAGCAGTGCTGCGCGAGGAGCCTAACAGTAAGGTGACGCTGGTGTACGGTAACCGTAACGAGGAATCGGTTATTTTCAGAGAGCAGTTGGAAGAACTGCAGCGGCAGTACGAAGGGCGCCTGCAGATTGAGTACGTGTACAGCCAGCCCACCCACGACTGCGACCACCGCGGCCGCCTGAACCAGAGCCTGATCCTCAAGATAATGGAACGCCTGAAGCTGACGAAGCTGCAGGACGCGGTATACTTTATGTGCGGCCCGGAGGGAATGATGGAGGAGGTGCGCCATGCGCTTAATGTGCTGCACGTGGCCGCTGACCGTATCTTCCGGGAAAGCTTTGTGAGCAACAAACTAGTAGAACAGCAACAGCAGGCACAGCATGGCGATGTTGCTTCTACAGACGATGACGGGGAGATCACCACACAAACGGTAACGGTCATTTACGAGGGCGCGGAGTACAGCTTCGCGGTGGAGCCAGACCAGACCATACTGGAGGCGGCGCTGGAGCAGGATATAGACCTGCCGTACTCGTGCCAGGCTGGCCTTTGTACCGCCTGCCGTGGCAAGTGCCTTAGCGGCAAAGTGCACCTGGATGAGCGAGAAGGACTGTCAGACGCAGAAATGGAAGAGGGCTATGTGCTCAACTGCGTGGGGCATCCCTTAACGGGAAATGTGGTGATAGAGATCGGATAG
- a CDS encoding HNH endonuclease: MLYKLTLKNCEKTVVVDDTTYDYIQNNAYLQQIEFLKHLRIHSNGYAFFQKNWPLKNGKYRNETIYLHKMIGEQLLERPESELKLYVHFKNGNKLDCRRENLEWAPLCKIVRNTSKTENKLGVRGVHKEAQKYRAIIHHNKQRINLGTFETLQEAALAYNKKSEELFGKTKSLKTYNKALEEEATAPIS, from the coding sequence ATGCTGTACAAACTGACCCTAAAAAACTGTGAAAAAACAGTAGTTGTAGACGACACAACCTACGACTACATTCAGAACAACGCCTATCTGCAACAGATAGAGTTTCTGAAGCACCTGCGCATCCACTCCAACGGCTACGCCTTCTTCCAAAAGAACTGGCCGCTTAAGAATGGCAAGTACCGCAACGAGACGATTTACCTGCACAAGATGATCGGCGAGCAATTGCTGGAGCGGCCGGAAAGCGAACTGAAGCTTTACGTGCACTTCAAAAACGGCAATAAGCTGGATTGCCGCCGCGAGAACTTGGAGTGGGCACCGCTTTGTAAAATCGTGCGCAATACCTCTAAAACAGAAAACAAGCTGGGCGTTCGCGGTGTGCACAAGGAGGCGCAGAAATACCGCGCCATCATCCACCACAACAAGCAGCGCATTAACCTGGGCACCTTCGAAACCCTGCAGGAGGCCGCCCTTGCCTACAACAAGAAGTCGGAGGAGCTGTTTGGCAAAACAAAGAGCCTGAAGACCTACAATAAGGCATTGGAAGAGGAAGCGACTGCGCCAATCAGCTAA
- a CDS encoding peptidoglycan DD-metalloendopeptidase family protein, translated as MENSQDLSALLSRHSHAFAPVLDADLNSDQVCVLDFSANNTLLQNTNLQNTSEFDAAVQQLLRQQNASIGVGGYLEDRFIYRRSAHFDVAAESRNLHLGVDVWLEAGTAVFAPLDGTVHSFQDNDNFGDYGPTIILQHKLEEVTFYTLYGHLSRTSLEGLQDGKALKKGEKIAEVGPFPENGNWPPHLHFQVIRDMEGRYGDFPGVAASSDRAKYKALCPDANLILKSRHLSK; from the coding sequence ATGGAAAACTCGCAAGATCTTAGTGCCCTGCTAAGCAGGCACAGCCATGCCTTCGCCCCGGTGCTGGATGCTGACCTGAATTCAGACCAGGTGTGTGTGCTGGATTTCTCAGCCAATAACACGCTGCTTCAGAACACGAACCTACAAAACACCTCTGAATTTGATGCGGCTGTGCAGCAGTTGCTGCGGCAGCAGAACGCCTCTATCGGCGTAGGCGGCTATCTGGAGGATCGTTTTATTTACCGCCGCAGCGCTCATTTTGATGTGGCAGCCGAGAGCCGTAACCTGCACCTGGGTGTGGATGTGTGGCTGGAGGCGGGCACAGCAGTATTTGCGCCGCTGGATGGCACCGTGCACAGCTTTCAGGATAATGACAACTTCGGCGACTACGGACCGACTATAATACTGCAGCACAAACTGGAGGAGGTAACTTTTTATACCTTATACGGCCACCTGAGCCGCACCTCGCTGGAGGGGCTGCAGGATGGAAAAGCTCTCAAAAAGGGCGAAAAAATTGCAGAAGTTGGACCTTTCCCCGAAAACGGCAACTGGCCGCCGCACCTGCACTTCCAGGTTATCCGCGACATGGAGGGCAGGTATGGCGACTTCCCAGGAGTTGCCGCCTCCAGCGATCGTGCTAAGTATAAAGCGCTTTGTCCCGACGCCAACCTGATCCTCAAAAGCCGTCATCTTTCAAAATAG
- a CDS encoding mechanosensitive ion channel family protein encodes MTPDIDTYRDMVVNFAIVYGMRLLVALVILVIGIWVMKRLNRFIQAVMLRRGVDESLRPFLTSIFSVMLWVLLIVMVISQLGVEMTSFIAILGSAGLAIGLALQGSLSNFAGGVLILTIKPFRVGDYIEAQGQGGTVHIINIFNTVLKTADNKTIYLPNGPLASTVVVNYSVEPTRRVELIFNVSVHNDIGKVRQLIQELISQDERVLPEPEPAIVVTNFAEHAITISTRIWCNRPDYWSLFWDMTERAKATFEQHNIALPVPKREVLSYPESGQQAAALPV; translated from the coding sequence ATGACGCCCGACATTGACACCTACCGCGACATGGTCGTAAACTTTGCGATTGTGTACGGCATGCGCCTGCTGGTGGCCCTCGTAATCCTGGTAATCGGCATCTGGGTTATGAAGCGCCTGAACCGGTTTATACAAGCTGTGATGCTCCGTAGAGGAGTAGACGAATCGCTGCGGCCTTTCCTGACCAGTATTTTCAGCGTAATGCTTTGGGTACTCCTGATCGTGATGGTGATTTCGCAGCTGGGGGTCGAGATGACGTCCTTTATCGCCATACTTGGTTCTGCGGGTTTAGCCATTGGCCTCGCATTGCAGGGCAGCCTTTCCAACTTTGCCGGCGGGGTGCTTATACTTACCATCAAGCCGTTTAGGGTGGGTGATTACATCGAGGCACAGGGCCAGGGCGGTACCGTGCACATCATCAACATCTTTAACACGGTGCTTAAAACGGCTGATAACAAAACCATCTATCTGCCCAACGGACCGCTGGCCTCAACGGTGGTTGTCAACTACTCGGTGGAGCCTACGCGGCGTGTGGAGCTGATCTTTAACGTTTCGGTGCACAACGATATCGGAAAAGTACGCCAGCTGATTCAGGAGCTCATCAGCCAGGATGAGCGGGTGCTGCCTGAGCCGGAGCCGGCCATTGTCGTCACCAATTTCGCAGAGCACGCCATCACCATCAGTACCCGCATCTGGTGCAACCGCCCTGATTACTGGAGCCTTTTCTGGGACATGACTGAACGGGCCAAAGCGACTTTCGAGCAGCACAACATCGCCTTGCCCGTACCGAAGCGCGAGGTGCTCTCCTACCCCGAAAGCGGCCAGCAAGCAGCGGCCTTACCAGTTTAA
- a CDS encoding ABC transporter permease: protein MNISKYISDKISEVQAGSFTQSVTKIAIISIATGIAIMIVSFAILEGFRNEIRDKIFSFGAHLQVSKYDTNNSYEGSPISRNIGITDSIQSIKQVQAFARKTAIIKTDEEVLGVVLKGVEQDYDLSSMQNNLEAGELITFNDSTSSKEVLLSQKIASQLKLEVGDEAIFYFIQNPPRARKLKVKGIYNTGLEEFDEVFVLGDLQLIRELNGWPDSLVGGVEIVLNDFDQIDQAADQVFEQMLYDLQLEKITDSHAQLFDWLKLLRKNVIIFLVLIIFVATFNMVSTVFIMIIERINMIGVLKAVGATDAQIRQVFYFRGLNLTIKGMVWGNIIGLGFCALQYYFELIPLDPENYYMDRVPISWNIGVIIILNVLTIVLTMLAILIPAAMIARIKPVKAIKFD from the coding sequence GTGAACATCTCCAAATACATATCTGATAAAATATCAGAAGTACAGGCTGGCTCTTTCACCCAGTCTGTTACAAAAATAGCAATAATAAGTATAGCCACCGGCATCGCCATCATGATTGTGTCGTTTGCCATACTGGAGGGCTTCCGAAACGAGATTCGCGATAAAATCTTCAGCTTTGGGGCGCACCTGCAGGTTAGCAAGTATGATACGAACAATTCATACGAAGGCTCGCCCATCAGCCGCAACATTGGCATTACGGATTCCATCCAGAGCATCAAGCAGGTGCAGGCTTTTGCGCGCAAAACAGCCATCATTAAAACCGATGAGGAAGTGCTGGGCGTGGTGCTGAAAGGAGTGGAGCAGGACTATGACCTAAGCTCGATGCAAAATAACCTGGAGGCGGGGGAGCTGATCACGTTCAACGATTCCACTTCTTCGAAGGAGGTGCTGTTAAGCCAGAAAATTGCCAGCCAGCTTAAGCTGGAGGTGGGGGATGAGGCGATCTTTTATTTTATCCAGAACCCGCCACGAGCCCGGAAGCTGAAGGTGAAGGGAATTTACAATACTGGCTTAGAAGAGTTTGACGAAGTGTTTGTGCTCGGCGATCTGCAGCTGATACGGGAGCTGAACGGCTGGCCTGATAGCCTGGTGGGCGGCGTGGAGATTGTGCTGAATGACTTTGATCAGATTGACCAGGCGGCCGACCAGGTTTTTGAGCAGATGCTGTATGACCTGCAGCTCGAGAAAATCACGGACAGCCACGCGCAGCTGTTCGACTGGCTGAAGCTGCTCCGCAAAAACGTTATTATCTTTCTGGTGCTCATTATTTTCGTGGCCACGTTCAACATGGTATCAACCGTGTTCATCATGATCATTGAAAGAATAAACATGATTGGGGTGCTGAAGGCCGTAGGAGCGACCGATGCCCAGATACGGCAGGTATTCTATTTCAGAGGGCTGAACCTGACAATAAAGGGTATGGTGTGGGGAAACATCATTGGCCTGGGTTTCTGCGCACTGCAGTATTATTTTGAGCTGATACCGCTCGATCCTGAAAACTATTATATGGACCGCGTGCCGATCAGCTGGAATATCGGCGTTATTATTATCCTAAACGTGCTGACAATTGTGCTGACCATGCTGGCTATACTTATCCCGGCCGCCATGATTGCCCGCATCAAGCCTGTAAAAGCCATCAAGTTCGACTAA